Genomic segment of Bacteroidia bacterium:
AAATAGCTTTGCAGGTTGAAATGATACTATACGTTTAGTTATGGAAGGTTGGAAAAGCTCACTATTTGGGTTTTGATGGAATCTGCAAACTATAGCTGATAGCGGGGATGAAGATTTTTCGGGCAGCTAACGATTGTTTTCAAAAAAAACAAAAAAAACGCGTAAGAAATTATTCCTACGCGCTAAATTGGTGTATTTTAAGTATTAATTGGTTTTAATTAGTTTGAATTTTGCTGATTTATGGTTACTTATATATTCGCAAATGTAAACTCCGCAAGGTAAATCGGCGGTTGAAAGTTGGATTGATTGAGAAGGAGAAACCGAGATTGTTCTTATGGATTGCCCGTGGAGATTGAATAACTGTAACTGAAGGTCATCCTTTTCCATGTTGTTGATAATTAGTTCATTAACACAAGGGTTGGGATAAATTTGAGCTAAAGGATTTGAGATTTCGTTGATTTCAGCCGGGATTCCATTTTGATTAAATTCCACCAAACCGCCGCCGGAAGTGCCAATCCATTTATTGCCATTAGGATCAACTGCGATTGAAACCACATCGTTTTGCGGCAGTCCCGAATTTGCCGTATTGTAAGCGATGAGTCCCAATCCGTCGTAACGGAGTAAACCTCCGTCGGATCCTATCCACAAGTCATTGCCTTCCCGAATAAAGCAGTTGACCTGGTTAAAGACAATTCCGGTATTGGCGGTGGTGAATTTTGTCATTTGTCCATTATAAAATTTTGCAATACCATGCGAGGTACCTATCCAAACCGAATTACCATCGGCGTAAAGGCTGTTAATTTCATTGGCCGGCAGCATAGAGTTATCGGTATTTAGGGTAATCCAGGTTCCGTGGTCGTAAATGGAGATACCACGATTAAAGGTTCCTATCCAAATTCGTCCTTGTTTGTCTTCGGTGATGGAAGTTATTCCATTGGAAACAAGGTTGGAGTTGAAAGTTGAAAATGTTTCCCAGGTATTGGAAAGTTTGGCCAATCCACCTCCCCAGGTGCCAATCCAGGTATTTCCCAGGTGGTCGGTAAACATGCAGCGAATTACATTTAAAGGGAGTCCGCTGTTTTGGGATGTAAGGACATTCCAGCTATGTCCATCGAATTGAGCGATTCCTTCATCGGTGCCTGCCCAAACTTCGCCGTTGGATGGAAATAAAAAGGTTGAAGTATTTATTTCCGGTCCATTGTTTTGGATAGAGTCGTAAGATGAATCAGAAAGGTTTAAGGAGGCCGTTCCATGTTCGTTTCCAATCCAGAGCGTATTTTCTTTAATAGCTACGGTATTAATTATGTTGGAGGATAGTTCCGAGTTGGAGGTATTGAATTTTTTCCAGTTATCGGCTTGGGTTTGAAAGCCGGATAAAAGTGCTGCGGTATAGAGTAAAGTTTTCATATTTTCGAATTTAGAATTTGGTTATTAGGAGTAGGCATGTATGATGCCACATTTTTAAATTGTTGATATTCAGTAAGTTGCTTTGTTTAATGTTTTTGAGGATTCATGCCTTTCGCATGGAATTGAACAGATTTCGTTCGTAATTGAACACACTTCGTGCATCCCCATTGCTTTTGAGGGGTAATTCTAAAAATTTCTTAAGGAATTATTTACGGATTTCGACTTTAACTTCCTTTTTTGAAGAAGATTTGGAATTAGGTGGAGTAGGAGGAGTAGGGGTTTCAATGAATTCGTCCTTGGAAATATTCTCTGTTTGAGAAATCAAATTACCCTTTTTGTCCCATTTTTTTACGGTCACTTTCCGATTTCCATGCCCCATTTCTT
This window contains:
- a CDS encoding T9SS type A sorting domain-containing protein encodes the protein MKTLLYTAALLSGFQTQADNWKKFNTSNSELSSNIINTVAIKENTLWIGNEHGTASLNLSDSSYDSIQNNGPEINTSTFLFPSNGEVWAGTDEGIAQFDGHSWNVLTSQNSGLPLNVIRCMFTDHLGNTWIGTWGGGLAKLSNTWETFSTFNSNLVSNGITSITEDKQGRIWIGTFNRGISIYDHGTWITLNTDNSMLPANEINSLYADGNSVWIGTSHGIAKFYNGQMTKFTTANTGIVFNQVNCFIREGNDLWIGSDGGLLRYDGLGLIAYNTANSGLPQNDVVSIAVDPNGNKWIGTSGGGLVEFNQNGIPAEINEISNPLAQIYPNPCVNELIINNMEKDDLQLQLFNLHGQSIRTISVSPSQSIQLSTADLPCGVYICEYISNHKSAKFKLIKTN